In the Populus trichocarpa isolate Nisqually-1 chromosome 1, P.trichocarpa_v4.1, whole genome shotgun sequence genome, ACCTAAAAATAATTACCCAAAAATGGGTTTGGaggaataattcttttttttaggatttggggAGAAACGATATCTTCTTTTACTTATTTTCCAAGagtaaatattaatataataatacatatttagaaattataatttGGTGTATTCATTTATAGTTTCAACAAATCTTTATTAATCTGTGTCATGAATCTCACCATttattataaatcatattaGAGAGACCATAGGGTAACCGtttaatgaaattttgaaatctATCATGTCCAATTTCATAGTAGAGGAGGTAGATTTGAccagaaaatcaaattaaaggaCCACAAGTGctatttatctaaaaattagTGGATTTAAAGATTatgttatttgaatatattatataaaaaaaatatttgtttgtaagATACATCGCATGGtacatctataaaaataaaaagcacatCTCATCAAaagtatataatatattttttttaaaattagtattttaaaattattttaaaacattaaaaaattaaattttataaaaaaaatacttttcaaccgaaaaaaaataaaaagtaaaaaagctGGAGGAGACAAGCATGTATACAAGTCCAATtaccaaactcaattttttcaaAGATCAGTACAATTGCCAATCTAACAAAAGCTGCCAAGAACAAGTGCACATATCTCTCTCAATAAGACCTGCTGGGATAGGAAGGGAGGGAACTGTCCAACCAGGTCGTTTTCAAGTACAAGTGGCACTCCCTCATAGGCTAGTGAAGACTAATAATCTACATTTAACTCACAGGAAAAGAAAGCAGACACTCTTTAAAACCAGCCGTGAGACTGCACAAATCCATTTTGATTTCATTAACCATGAAATCTTCCACGCGCTATCCACTACCAGTGTTATAGCTTGTGTTCAAAACTTGCTCTTTTTGGCCATGACAACACTACTGCAATTCTCTATCTACTTTTCTCCTTTAAAGAAATACCAAAAACCCATTACTTATCACTCTCTACCAAGTTCAAAGTTGGCTTTTTTGAAGAAAGATAGCTTCAAATCAAGGTCCTACAGGGAAAAATGGAGTTTGTTGGGAGGTAGAAAAGATGGGATTTGGATAAAAGAGGAGGGGTTAAAAAGGAAGAGGAGGGTGGGTTTGGTGAGGTTTAATCAAGggtttggtggtggtggtggtggtgggggagATAATAGTGGTACTGCTAGGCTTCTGGGAAATATTGCTTTGGCTGCTGGATTGACATATCTTTCAATGACTGGACAACTTGGTTGGGTTTTTGATACTGTTGGTTGGATCTTGGACACGCTAATTTCTATCTGGGTGTGTTTGTCTTTCCcagttttttgtttatttttctgttgGATGATTGTCTCTTTGAATTTGAATAAGTTTATTGTATGCTTTATTGGACATTTATAGAGGAGCTTGTGGTGAGTTGTGTGGTTTCACTTTCAAATTGATGCCTTTCTACCTTCTGGAAATTTGGAGCTTTGGTTTTGTTCCTTAATATCTACTATCTGTTAATTGTTTACTGAATATTGCAATATAGGGGTATTTAATTCACAATATTATTctgttcataaattttattcGGATTTGTACAGTATTA is a window encoding:
- the LOC18095642 gene encoding uncharacterized protein LOC18095642, translated to MTTLLQFSIYFSPLKKYQKPITYHSLPSSKLAFLKKDSFKSRSYREKWSLLGGRKDGIWIKEEGLKRKRRVGLVRFNQGFGGGGGGGGDNSGTARLLGNIALAAGLTYLSMTGQLGWVFDTVGWILDTLISIWLLAVFIPIVGLGVFLWWAGRDILQGTCPNCGNEFQIFKSTLNDELQLCPFCSQPFSVVGDEFVSDSVRFSKKSTPFGQAFSDLSSGFKKGKESSSAVVDVEAEVKDVD